TCGGACCGGGCGACGACCAGTTGACCGTAGGCCGAAGCACCCACTTCCCGGGGCTAATGCTCTGTTCAAGGGGGGCTGTCGGTGGTCGGTGCTTGTATGAAGACATGAGTTCGAACACCGCCTGGGTTGATACCCCGGCCCTGACACCACCGGATCCGCGGACGGCGCTGTCGCATGTGGTGGGTCGGCTCAACGCGGCGCACGCCGAACTCATCACACTCGTGACGCAGGTGCTGGCGGATCAGTCATGGGTGATCGGGGGGATCCGCTCCCCGCAACACTGGTTGACGTGTTACGCGGGCCTCTCGCACGCGGTCGCGACTGACATTGTCCGGATCGCGGAAAGGTCTGTGTCCCTGCCCGCGCTGGCCCAAGGCCTGAACGAGGGTGACCTGTCGATCGGACAAGCCTCGGTCATCGCTCGCTACACCCCCGACCACTTCGATACCGACGTCGTTCAACTGGCCCGACACGCGAGCGTGCCCCAACTACGCCGAGCACTGAGCAACTACGAATTCAGCCCCACACCCGCCGCCGCCGCTACTACCGGCGGAGACGGTGAGGCGACGGTCGAACGGTTGGATGAGTTCGACCCGACCGTGCAGCGGGCCCAGGTACACATGCACACCCAGGACGGACGATTCCACCTGACCTACGACGCGCCCGCCGACATCGGGGCCCTGGTCCACCAGGCAGTAGTAGAGGCCAAAGACGCCCTGTTCCTGGCCGGCCACCCACACGTCACCATGGGTGAGGCGCTACTGGAGGTCGCGACCCGATCACTGCAACAAGGGACTGACCTGTCCACCGGCCGATCGAACACGTTCCGCATCTACCTGCACCTGGACACCAGCGGACACGGGTGGATCACCAACAGTGGCGCACTACCCCCGCACCTACTGCGTAAATGGACCTGCAACGGGCTGGTCAACCCCGTGTGGGAAACGAGCGGGTCACCCGTCAACGTCGGACGCGCCCAACGCATCGTGCCCGCCCGCACCCGGCGCCTGATCGAAGACCGCGACGGCGGGTGCGCCCATCCCGGCTGCGGCGCCACCGGGCACGTGGAATGCCACCACATCACCCACTGGGCCGACGGCGGACCCACCAATGTCGAAAACCTGATCAGTCTGTGCCCCTACCACCACGACCGACACCACACCGGTGACTTCACCATCGAACCCCTCCCCGCACACCCGGGCCACTACAGATTCCTCGATCGCGGCGGCGCGCCCCTGGGCCCCATCGAAGGAAGACCACCGGCGAGGAACACACCAGACCCGCAGACCACCCCCTACCGGGGCGCATCCGGGGAAGCACTACACCCCGCATGGGTACGGTTCGCCCCCAACCCCACCCCCGCCACCACACGCGACCGCCGAAAACTCTGGATCCTCGCCGGCGGAACCGGCAACCCACCAGATCCGCTTGCAGAATCGACCATCTCCCCACCACGCCTGGTTACAGTCGGGGACATGAACGATGACACCCGCGATCAGCCCATTCCGGACGAGCTCACAATCGACGTCGACCAGGAAGCACTGGCTAAATGGGACGACGTGAGCGCTGATTACGCCGGTGAGGGTGAAGAGGACAAGAAACGCCCAGTCTTCGCTGGTGAAAAATCTGCCTCAGGCTCACCTGAAACATCCGACGAGGCCGGGGAAACTTTGGAGGAAAAGCCCGCAGCAGAAGCTGGTGCGACAGACTCCGGCTCACTGCACGCCGAGGATTGAGCCCGCCTGTTCGGTCGGCTGGTCCGACTCCAATCCGAACATCCTGACAGTTCTAGGTATTAAGGCCGACGTCGACTCCGTGATGAGTCAGGTCGTGCAGGCAGTACTGGCCGAGCGTGAGGACGGTGAATTCCGAGCCGTCGGAGCGCCGACCGGCGCGGGACCATTCCTCGCCACCAACTTTGCCCCACTCGCCGATCAACAGCGCGGCGGCCTGCGTCAGCTCCGTGGCGACGGCCGACGGCGTCTGGCGGGAGTACTCGCCTTCTCGTGCGGTCTCGTCCTGATCCCAGTCGACAAATATGGGGTCGTCCTCCTGCCTCAGCTGTTGCAGGCGTCGCGTGAAGACGCCGCACACATCCCGCACGTGGCACGCGTACTCCAGATCCGACCAGCGGGCCGGATCTCGCCGGATGTGCACGTCAGC
This portion of the Dermatophilaceae bacterium Sec6.4 genome encodes:
- a CDS encoding DUF222 domain-containing protein, with protein sequence MSSNTAWVDTPALTPPDPRTALSHVVGRLNAAHAELITLVTQVLADQSWVIGGIRSPQHWLTCYAGLSHAVATDIVRIAERSVSLPALAQGLNEGDLSIGQASVIARYTPDHFDTDVVQLARHASVPQLRRALSNYEFSPTPAAAATTGGDGEATVERLDEFDPTVQRAQVHMHTQDGRFHLTYDAPADIGALVHQAVVEAKDALFLAGHPHVTMGEALLEVATRSLQQGTDLSTGRSNTFRIYLHLDTSGHGWITNSGALPPHLLRKWTCNGLVNPVWETSGSPVNVGRAQRIVPARTRRLIEDRDGGCAHPGCGATGHVECHHITHWADGGPTNVENLISLCPYHHDRHHTGDFTIEPLPAHPGHYRFLDRGGAPLGPIEGRPPARNTPDPQTTPYRGASGEALHPAWVRFAPNPTPATTRDRRKLWILAGGTGNPPDPLAESTISPPRLVTVGDMNDDTRDQPIPDELTIDVDQEALAKWDDVSADYAGEGEEDKKRPVFAGEKSASGSPETSDEAGETLEEKPAAEAGATDSGSLHAED
- a CDS encoding DinB family protein yields the protein MRDSTRIPPDTKDWTWTLEHRCPDCGLAAGEVPATDVVDGLERALARWPEVLQRADVHIRRDPARWSDLEYACHVRDVCGVFTRRLQQLRQEDDPIFVDWDQDETAREGEYSRQTPSAVATELTQAAALLIGEWGKVGGEEWSRAGRRSDGSEFTVLTLGQYCLHDLTHHGVDVGLNT